The sequence AGCTGGTGCGTTGCATCCAGGGCGAAATTTTCGATGTGGCGGTGGATTGCCGCCAGTCCTCGCCCACGTTCGGTCAGTGGGTCAGCGCCCGCTTGAGCAGTGAGAACCAGCAGCAGCTCTGGGTGCCTGCCGGCTTTGCCCATGGTTTTTTGATCCTGAGTCCCCAGGCGGAGGTTCTCTACAAGACCACTGAGTTCTGGGACCGAGACAGCGAGCGCTCGCTGCTCTGGAGCGATCCAGATCTAGCCATTGCTTGGCCACAAGCCACAGAGCCGCTTTTGGCTGAGAAAGATGCGGAAGCACCCTCATGGCAGACGCTGATCGCTGCAGGGGATGGTTTCCCGTGAAGGTCCTGTTGACCGGTGCAGCGGGTCAGCTGGGCCAAGCCTTAATTACGGCCTGCCCTGAGGGGGTCGAACTGCTCCCTTGCCGCCGCCAGGAGTTGGATCTTTCGGATCAGGACGCTTGCCGCCGCCTCGTTCAAGAGCATCAACCGGCCTGGGTGCTCAACGCTGGGGCCTACACGGCGGTGGACCGCGCTGAGTCCGAGGTGGAGCTCGCCCATGCCGTGAATGCACAGGCCCCAGCAGCCCTGGCCGAAGCCCAGGAGGATCACGGCGGCCAGCTGCTTCAGCTGAGCACCGACTTTGTTTTCAACGGTCAGCAGGGTTTCCCCTATCGCCCCGAGCAAGTCGCTAATCCCCTTGGGGTCTACGGCAGCACCAAGGCGGCAGGTGAAGCCGCTGTTCTTGGCTACGGCGGCACACGGGTCCTGCGCACCAGCTGGGTCTATGGCCCGGTAGGCAGCAACTTCTGCCTCACGATGCTCCGCCTGTTGGCGGAACGGGAGCAGTTGGGTGTGGTGGCCGATCAGGTGGGATGTCCGACGTCCACCCGGGGGCTCGCCCAAGCCTGTTGGCGGGCGCTTGCTCTCGAGGAGAGCGCTCCGCGGATCCTGCATTGGAGCGATGCCGGTGCGGCCAGTTGGTACGACTTCGCGGTGGCCATTGCTGAGCTCGGTCAGCAGCTGGGGGTGCTCAGTCGCGCCGCCCACGTGAATCCGATCGGGACCGTTGACTACCCCACGCCGGCCCAGCGTCCCGCCTATTCCCTGCTGGATTGCAGCGAGACGCGCCAGGTCTTAGGCCTGGAGCCGCAGCATTGGCGAGCGGCTTTGTCCCAGGTGCTACTGCGCATAGCCTCCAGTCCAGCCCGCGCCTCCGCTTGATGACGGTTCCGCTTCCCAGCTCGATCCAACGCGTGTTGGTGACCGGCGGGGCCGGGTTCATTGGCGGGGCTGTTGTTCGGCGCCTGTTGGCGGAGACCAACATCCAGGTCTTCAATCTCGACAAGTGCGGCTACGCCAGTGACCTCACCGGCATTGACCAATGCGGCGAGGCTGCCGCGCAGCGTCACCAGTTGCTGCAGGTGGACCTCAGCGACCCTGAGGCCACCGCCGCTGCTGTCAGGCAAGCCGATCCCGATCTGGTGATGCACTTGGCCGCCGAGAGCCATGTCGATCGGTCGATTGACGGTCCGGGCGTGTTTGTCAGCAGCAACGTGCTCGGCACCTTCAACCTGCTGCAGGCCGCCCGGGCCCACTACGAGTCATTGCCGGCGGAGCGGGCCCAGGGCTTTCGCTTCCACCACATCAGCACCGATGAGGTCTTCGGCTCCCTGGGCGAGCAGGGTCGTTTTTCAGAGACCACGCCCTATGACCCCCGTTCGCCCTATTCCGCCAGTAAGGCGGCCAGCGATCACCTGGTCAGTGCCTGGCACCACACCTATGGCTTGCCCGTGGTGCTGACCAATTGCTCCAACAATTTCGGTCCCTGGCAGTTCCCGGAGAAGCTGATCCCGGTCGTGATTCTCAAGGCGGTGGCCGGGGAG is a genomic window of Synechococcus sp. A10-1-5-1 containing:
- the rfbD gene encoding dTDP-4-dehydrorhamnose reductase; this translates as MKVLLTGAAGQLGQALITACPEGVELLPCRRQELDLSDQDACRRLVQEHQPAWVLNAGAYTAVDRAESEVELAHAVNAQAPAALAEAQEDHGGQLLQLSTDFVFNGQQGFPYRPEQVANPLGVYGSTKAAGEAAVLGYGGTRVLRTSWVYGPVGSNFCLTMLRLLAEREQLGVVADQVGCPTSTRGLAQACWRALALEESAPRILHWSDAGAASWYDFAVAIAELGQQLGVLSRAAHVNPIGTVDYPTPAQRPAYSLLDCSETRQVLGLEPQHWRAALSQVLLRIASSPARASA
- the rfbC gene encoding dTDP-4-dehydrorhamnose 3,5-epimerase gives rise to the protein MQAERLATVAGVQLLGPLLITPRVFGDARGFFYESWNQRNFNGVLEGDGQSPVAFVQDNHSRSSQGVLRGLHFQKEPHAQGKLVRCIQGEIFDVAVDCRQSSPTFGQWVSARLSSENQQQLWVPAGFAHGFLILSPQAEVLYKTTEFWDRDSERSLLWSDPDLAIAWPQATEPLLAEKDAEAPSWQTLIAAGDGFP
- the rfbB gene encoding dTDP-glucose 4,6-dehydratase is translated as MTVPLPSSIQRVLVTGGAGFIGGAVVRRLLAETNIQVFNLDKCGYASDLTGIDQCGEAAAQRHQLLQVDLSDPEATAAAVRQADPDLVMHLAAESHVDRSIDGPGVFVSSNVLGTFNLLQAARAHYESLPAERAQGFRFHHISTDEVFGSLGEQGRFSETTPYDPRSPYSASKAASDHLVSAWHHTYGLPVVLTNCSNNFGPWQFPEKLIPVVILKAVAGEPIPLYGDGGNVRDWLYVEDHVDALLLAATQGEPGRSYCVGGYGERTNKQVVEAICSLLDQRLPQGAPHARLITPVTDRPGHDRRYAIDPGRIEHELGWSPRHPFDAGLAVTVDWYLDHLGWCQAMRQRSGWTGERQGLSAGQGRHSQ